The genomic stretch GAAAGTTAGGCCAATCCGGAATCTTGCATGAATGTTATATGATTATTATATAAATCCAATTTGGGAGTGATCAGATTGATAAAAATGGTGAAGCTGATGAATGGTTCTGAAATTGAGGTGCGATTGGCTGGAAATCCCGATAGCAAGACAATCATGCTGCCAATTGCTAAAAAAACTGTCTATGGCGAAGAAGCCGAAAACTTGAATATGTGGGGAGTAGATCCGGAACTAGGTGACCATTTTGTCGAAGGGCTTGCAGATACCTTTCAGGTTCTTTATTTCGATTATGAAGGACATTTATTTGCTTATCCGAACCCGGATCACCTAACGCCGGAGCAGATCGTACAGGATTTGTTGTGGATCGCTGATGAGATGAAGATTCGATCCTTCAGCTACTATGGCTATTCCTGGCTGGCTTTGGCGGGATTGCAGCTGGCCATCCGAACCGATCGACTGGAGAGCTTAATTATGGGAGGGTACCCGCCATATCAAGGACCCTATTTGGAAATGATGACGGTGACTAACAAAGCCTACGAGCAAGCACTGCAAAAGGAACACAAAACCGTTGCTTCCCCCCAGCCATCGGGAAAACCGGAAGAGATTGATTGGGACAACATCCCCGTGAAGATTGATCCCCGGGTTGCGAAACAATTTATGAGCCTGTATCAAAATTTAATGAATTTTGATGATCGAAGCATACAAGACAGGCTGCTGCTTCCGAAGCTGGCCTTTGCTGGAGAGAAGGATAACATTGTGTATGGCGAGAACTTTGGAAATGTAACGGTCGATATCGTCGGTATATTGGAGAGAAATGAGAAGCTGCTAACTGAACTCGATTGGGATGTTGAAATTCTGAAGGGAAACGACATGGATCATACGAAAGCCATGCAACCAGCAACGGTTTTGCCCTTAATTAAACCATGGCTAATGAAAAAGCTTTTACGTGATCATCAGGGGTAGTGCGGAAATTCTGAAGGATAGTTTCCGTTGGCAGAACCTTTCAGCCCGCTGAGAAAATAACGAACCAGAACATTCTTCTAATTCGCTATTCCTTATCCTTATTCGAATGATGCAATAAGCTCTGCGGTCCCCTCATGCCCCGGCTCAAGAGCCAGCGCCTGCTGTGCATAACTTAAGGCCGCTGCCTCATCTTCTATCTCATAGCAGCAAATAGCTAGATTGTACAGCAGCTCACCGCTTGCTTCATAGGCCTTCAACGACCGCTCAAAAAACTCGCGCGCAGCCTCGTACAGCTCCAGCTGATAAAGCAAATTCGCGCATGCCAATGCTAAATTATGCGGCTCATTCATAGGATAATAGCTAGCCCACATCACAGAAATGCCAGCGTACAGATCACCTGCTTCTTCCTCGCTCGCATCCGGAAGCAGCTCCTGCAAACGATCCTTGCACTGAAGAAACAATTGCGAGTCATAACGGCTCAAACGCCAGAAGGCAATCATTTGGGTAAGGTCCAGCAAACCCAAATGCTCGTCAAACCACAGCTTTAGGCTAAAAAAGTCATCCGGTCCAAACCGGTCAACAAATCGTCGATAGGCCAGCCGCGTATGGGCATAACTTGAGGGAGTGTTCAGCATGAGCATGCAGCCGACATTCAAATTTTTATAATGATGCTTCGTGAAATAAGACAAAGCTCCCCTACACTCAAACGTATGCTGGATCGCATGATAATTTGCCGTCAAGGAAAAGCTGCCATGATGAATCAGCTTCGGCGGCTCTGCGAACTCCCAGTTTTCCAAGCGATGGTCGCCTTTATCAGCTGTCAGCAATAAAAAGCCCTCCGGCGATAATTGCCCAAGCCTCTCCAAGCAAGACAAACCGATGGTCGGAAAAAGAATATGAGCATCCTCAAGCCGCTGCTTATACAGCTCAATAACCTCGCGGTAAGGATACGACTGTTCCTCGTATTCGGCCGCTCTATGATAGTGATATTCGGGCACCATCTGCTCCAGCCTGCCTGCCGCAGTGAGCGCTTCAGTCTCACCAGCGGGTTCATACGAAACTCTGCATTCATAAATTTTACTTTCATCCACATAAATTAACTCTTGAGGGATGCTGTCAAAAAAATAATTCGCGATGATCAGCAATGGCTGTCTCAAATCACCTGCTCGCAAAGTGATTCCAGCCTGCGTCAAATGCAGCTCCGTATCCCGCACAGCGTCAAACTTAGCAAAATCCAACAGCCCTTGCTCAGTAAAAGAGCGTAAGCTTTCATGCTGCTGCCAATAGGTTATATTTTTGAGCGGCAGATCACTCATGACATAACGAAAGGGAGGCAGCTTTAGCTCTGCTTCATCCACCAGCGCCGTCAGCGCCTTCAGCGCGTGAAAGGCTAAGCGCCCTGAGCCCGCTCCAAGCTCAACAATCGTGACAGGCTCAGCTGACTCACCCAGCTGCGCTCGATCCTGAAGAAAGCTGAATATAATTTCTGCGTAAGCAGTACCGATTACAGGATTGCTCGTAATGTATTGCGGCACCTCATCGCTCTCCCAAGCCTTAATGCCTTGCTCTTCAAAGTAAGAGCGCTGCAGCTCCCAAATGGGCGCTTCACTAAAACGATAAATCGGATTTTCGCTGCTGCTCATTCTGTCACCGCTTTTCTTAATAGTATAAAAGTCTATCAACCAGCAGCCTATGGCTGCATCAATTCTCGTTCGCAATCTTAAAGCTAGCATCTGCAAGCTTTGTTGTCTACAGTCAGCATATCTTATATTGCACTCGCCTATACAACTGAACCAGCAAAACAGAGCGTGGAATTCATTGACTAATGATCAAAGCTCAACCTACAATAAATAACATAACTTGCTGTAGATCTACGAATATGAGGAGGAAGCTCGCAATGCAAACCGTCATTCAGCTGGATAAAATATGCAAACGATATGGCAGCACCGTTGCAGTCGATCATATGTCGATGCAGGTGAACAAGGGCGAGGTATTTGGCATCGTAGGACCCAATGGTGCTGGAAAAACGACCTTAATTGAAATTATCGAGGGCTTGCGTTCGGTAGACAGTGGCGAAGCAACGGTTCTAGGTCTCGACATTCGCAAGCAGGCGCAGGAGATCAAGCAGCGCATCGGCGTTCTGCTCCAAGCAACCTCCATGCCGGAAAAAGCTAAAGTACATGAGGTGCTGAGCTTGTTCGGCTCCTTATATAAGAAAACGGCTGACCCAAAAGAAATCTCTACCTTCCTCGGTCTTGAGGATAAGCAAAATGCCTACATTAAATCGCTCTCTGGCGGTTGGAAGCAGCGCGTATCTCTGGCCCTTGCGCTAATTAATGATCCTGAGATTTTGTTTCTCGATGAGCCCAGCATGGGACTCGATCCGAACGCGCGTAATGAAATGTGGGAAATGATTCACCGTCTGAAGCAGGATGGACGAACGATTGTCGTGACCACGCATTATATGGAAGAGGCCGAACACTTATGTGACCGGATCGCAGTCATCAACCGCGGGAAGCTCGTCGCTTTGGACACTCCGCAGAAGCTAATTGCAATGCTCGGCGGCACGAAGCGCATCAGCTTTAAGAACAATGGAAAATCCGAGCAAGACAGCTTCGCCAAGCTGCCGCATGTCGTTGATGTGGAATGGGGAGCGGATACGATAAGGCTGCAATCGAGCCTTATTGATGAGACACTGCAGGCATTATTCCATTTGGCAGCAGCAGAGGATTGGATGGTTAGCGGGCTCCGAATTGAGGATGCGTCCATGAACGACGTATTTACTGAAATGACCGCTAACGGGAAGGGGATTGCAGGATGAACGCTTTAGTTCGGCTTATTGCCTTTGATTTCCGTCTCTATCTCCGGGATTGGCTGACGATATTTTGGATGCTCATTTATCCTGTATTGATGCTTGTCATATTCGGCTCCATGTTCGGCAATCAGCCTGGCGAGCTGGAAGGCACTCGATATATTGATTCCTATATTCCAGCATTATGCGCCATGAATGTCATAACGGTATCTGTTTTTACATTAAGCATTAACATGATTACGCAGCGTGAGAGTGGTATTTTGAGAAGATACCGGGTCAGCCCTATTCGTTCGGCAGCTGTCCTGCTCTCACACTCCATTCAGGGCATCTTTCTCGTCTTGGCTGGAGCCGTTGAAATCATCATTGTGGCCAGTCTCTTATGGGATATTCATTTTTCCGTATCCTCGATGCTGCTTCTGTTTGCCTGTTTATTGTTTGGCTGTCTGAGCTTCTTCTGCCTAGGCTTCGCCTTGTCAGGTCTTGCCAAGACACCAGCAGCAGCCAGCGGCCTTGCTATGATTGTGTTTTTCCCATCGCTGTTTCTATCCGGCATTTCCATGCCGCTAGACATCCTGCCAGCATTCATGCAAAAGCTGAGCCAGTGGCTGCCTATGACTTATTTCGTAGATCTTGCGCGTGGAGTGTGGCTGGGCGAACCCATTTCCTCGTTTGGCACTGAGCTTGCGGTCATGATTGGGTTTGCAATCGTTTGCTGGGCATTGGCGTTTTTTCTTTTTAAATGGGAAAAATAACAATAGGCACTTTATAGTAATAAAGCCCGAAAGGTCAGCAGTTGCTGGCCTTCCGGGCTTTTTCATGTTTATGAAACAGGAGTCCAACCATCTTCACCTGCTAAAATATGAACCATATTAAATACACCTGCTTCTTCATCGTTCAGCATATGCGACCAGCTTGCTCGTCCGCTTGAATGAGCTCCCGGTCCGCTGCTGCTATACTCTGAAAAAAACGTCGTTTGCTCACTCGCCGGCTTGTTCCAATTATGCCAGCCCTCAGCAATAATATGCTCTCCAAGCCAGCACTGGATAAAAGCCGCCTTTGCATGCTCCCGCCAGGGCCTGCCCAAATAAACAGTTTGTGCCGGTGCATTGCTCGTCAGCCGGCAATGAAGAAACACATAACCAAACGCCAATTCAACCGGAGTAGATGCCGCCGTAATCCATCCATTGACTCCGCTCTGCCCCTCGAGCCTGTTTTTTGTGAAAATCTCGCATCGATTAAATACTGCCGTTGCTGAGCCGAATATATAATCAACATCGCCTTCAATATAACAATCCTCATAATATTGGCGTACGTTTTTTCTCGGCAGACCCTCTCTCGGTCCGCCGAAGGTGCTGCGATCAACCGGGTATGGCGGCAGCGGTCCTGTAAAGAGCGTATCCTGCCAGCCGATGAATCGACACTTTCTAAACATTGCCCTATCGCCATCAACATAAGCTGCAAGCGCCTGCCCGACCTCTTCGCCTTTTCCAGCAGAATTAACGAATGAGATTTGCTCCGCGCTGAAATCATCATCCCCGACAAAGAGTGTATAGGAATGAAACGTATGGTAGAGCTCTCCGTCCGGAAAAGCCTTTAAGGCATAATCATCGTAGGTAATGATCGTATGCTCTGCACTTTCTCCAAGAAGTGTAATCATCGGTTTCTCGATATGCAGCTTTTCTTTATAAATGCCATTCTTAATCGTAATGATTACCTGTTCTGCCGAATTAGGAGGTACGGCATTAACCGCCTCCTGAACGGTTGTAAAATCCCCGCTTCCGTCCTTTGCGACAATCATGTTTGTATCCCTCCTATTTGCAGGTTGCCATTGTTTATATGCCTATTCCGTATTAGCCTTCCCCTAGCCCCAGCTTCTCCGCTTCAAGCGCGGCAAGCAGAAACGGCGCTACACCCATGAAGGAATCCGATACGACCTGCTCCCCGATATAATAACCATAGGAGCCGTCGCGATCTAAGCTAAGTCCTGCTCCATGACAAATAGAATGAAGATGGATATTGTTATCATCCTCTTCTATTAAGTGTGTAATAATGCCATTGAAGCCTTTGGCTGCGGTCTCGTACAGATCCCTCTCCAGATAACGCAAGCGCAGTCCCTTTGCCATCGCATAGACGAACATGCATGAGCCCGATGCCTCCAAATAATTGCCTTTACGGAAGCCCTGATCGAGTACTTGAAACCATAGCCCGCTATCTGCTTCCTGCACCCGTCCGAGTGCCCGGCACATTCTCTCGAATAGGCCAACAATCGTTCCCCGCTTCGGATGGTCAATTGGAAAGTGCTCCAGACTATCTACAATCGCCATCGCATACCAGCCCATCGCTCTGCTCCAAAAGTGAGGCGAGCAGCCGGTAACTGCATCTGCCCATACCTGTTCCTTTGATTCATCCCACCCATGATAGAGCAGACCGCTTGCCTTGTCTCGCGTTTTGCTCTCGATCAGCAGCAGTTGATGAGCAACCTCGTCGAACAACGCCGGCTTGTTGAAGGTTTTCGCATACTGGGCAAGAAACGGCGAGGACATGTACAAGCCGTCCAGCCACATTTGATAAGGATAAACCTTTTTATGCCAAAAGCCTCCTTCTGACGTTCTTGGCTGACCTAGCAGCTGAGCAGCGAGGAGATGAGCTGCTTTCTCGTAGCGGCTATCGCCAGTCATCTCAAGAAGCAGGAACAAATTTTTACCTTGATTGATCTGGTCAAGATTATATTCCTCTAACGAATAGCTCTTAATTGAGCCATCCTCGTTAACAAATAAGTCCATATGCCTCTTCATAAACGAGATATCGTTTTCATTGCCATAGTGAATACCGACCCGAGACATCGCCATAAGCAGCATTCCCTCTACATAAGCCCAGCGTCCCGACGGGAACTCGTGGTAACCGTTTGCGTCTGTCTGCTGAGTAATGGTCTCCGCTATTTTTTGTGACCAAGCCAGCTTTGATTCCGTTTTCATATAAGAGCCTCCTTTAGTTCATCCTGCTACTTCGATCCCTTGCAGCGCATAACAGAATGACGCGGGTACAGCTGCGGTTGTATAACTACTGGGTATTCGACATTCTCTTTCTTAATGAGTGCAACAATTAACTCCGCTGCCATCGACGCTAATTCATCAAGCGGCGGACCGATCGTCGTAATAGCCACCTCTGCATACTGCATATCGGGGGTGTCATCATATCCGATCAATGAAATATCCTGAGGAACGTTGAAGCCCCTCTCCAGCAAGCCGCGCAGCGCGCCTCTGGTTACCATATTATTTAGCCCGATAAAGGCGGTCGGAGAGGAATCCCCGAAGGTATAATTGCGTATAGCTAGGTAACCATCCTCCCAGGAGGAGATGGCTGGCAGTATGGAATCGGCCGAATAAGCTAGTCCAGTCCGCTGGAGAGCCTCTTTAAAGCCGCGAATTTTTATGTCCTGCGAATCGCCGATAAACCCGATCCGTTCATGGCCAAATGACTTCAAATGCTCGACGGCTTTGAAGATCCCTTCTTTTCGATCTATTTTGATATATGGAGAATTCGGGCTGTCCTCGGAACCTAGCAGGAAGCAGGGAATTTGAATATTAGAAAATTCCTTCAAAAACTGCTCTCTATGATCCGGCATATAGTCCCAGAAGATACAACCATCTACCCTTAGCTGACTGAAAATTTCAAGTCCATCGGTCGGTACGACCAAAATCATTTGATACCCGCGATCCTTTAGCTCCTGATGCAGCTTCTTCGAGATATTAGAGAATAATGGATTACTAAGCTCGTCCAATACGAAACCGATAATATTGCTTTTCCCGGAGGATAGCTGTGTCGCCATAATGTTTTTACGGTAGTTGTGCTTCTCGGCAATTGCCAGCACCTTCTGCCTAGTGGCAGGCTTAATAAGCGGATCTCCGTTTAATGCTTTGGACACCGTGCTGTAGCTTACTCCTGCCAGCTTTGCTAAGTCTTTAATCGTAATCACGTCTTATTGACACCTCTTTCAACCTGTCGCTCTTTACCTCTCATCATAAACGATTTAGGGCTATGTTTAGTAGTACCGTACTAGCATCAGAGAGCGAAACTCACTTTAAGATGCTATATAAGCTGAACTAAACATTTACGTTTTGGGCGCTGCGCGAGAAGATTATTCTTACAATCGCTGTTGCAGCCAGATTCTTTGATTTCCTAAGACATTTAAAGGTAAGAATCCGGCTGCAAAGGCGAACACTTCGTTTCTCCAGAACGATCTTCTCGCTTCGCTTAAACTTCAATTTCCAAGTTCAACTTATATAGTACCAGCCTAACTATATTATTTAACAGCAGCGATGTACCGGTCGTATTGCGCTTGCTTGCCTTCAAGTACCTCTTCAATGCCCATACCCTTCAGGCTGCTTAAGTACGCGTCGAACTTATCCAAGTTTTCTTTGCCTGTAATAAACTTCAAGTTCATCTCATCCACGTAGGTGGTAATGTCGGCCATGTATTGGTTCTCTATGCTAGCTTCCTCTGGCAGAGCATATACGAATGGAAAAGGAGCTTTAATAAACGGCTCAATTTTTTTGTCCATTTCCGCATGCCAAGGCGCGACCAGTACATCCGTTGAATCCGTTGACTGCATATTCGGCAGGTTAACCGGACCTATGCCAAGCTTCTGAATAAAATCATTATTTTTCCCTTGTTCTGTGAACTGCTTCTTGCCGTCAACTACCTCATAGGTTATACCTTCGAGCCCCCAAGTATAGTTGTCCTTAGCCTCATCGCTCACAGCCATGTCTAAAAATTTAAATGCCGCATCTGGATTTTTGCTGTTTTTGGATATGCCGAAAATTCCGCTGACCGGCGTTCTACCTACATAGAACTGATCGCCGCCCGGCCCCTTCAGAGGCAGAATCCCTTTAATGATCGGCGTGCTTGGGTCATAATCGGCAAACAACGGACTGTAAACCATAGACGTGTACCAGCTAAAGTTGAAGGTCGCCCCTGCTGTATTTTGCGAAAATCTGGCAGTGACCTGATCTCCCGTTGTACTCGCAAAATCCATGCTAAGCAAACCTTCCTTATATAATCCGTTCAAATAAGTCAAATAGTCTTTGTACACGGGCTCATAATAGCCGAAATGAACCTTATTGCTGTCATCGGTATAAAACTGATTCGATAAGTCCATGCCAAATACAGGGCCGAACGCCATCGGTATAAATTTCGGATCGGATGTAAAAGGAACCTCATCCTGCTCACCGTTCTGGTTCGGATCATCATTTTTGAATTTCCGAAGCATTTCAGTGAATTCGTCCAGCGTCGTCGGCTCTTTCAAGCCTAAAGCATCCAGCCATCTCATATTGACCATAAATAGCGGCATATAGTTTTTAGTCAGCACCTGCTGAGGGACGTAATACATTTTTCCGTCTGGTGTCGTAAGGCTCGCTTTTATATCCGGCGATTTCTCATAGATGCTTTTCAAATTAACTGCGTATTTTTCATACAGCTCATTAATGGGAATGACCAATCCGCTCTTGATATATTTCATTAGCTGGTCCTGATCCGGCATATACACGATATCTGGAAGGTCGATGCCCGCAGCTAGTCTCGGACTTACGGCATCCGCATAGTTTTGAGGCGGAATCAGCTCCCAATTGACCTCAATCCCTGCACGCTTAACGATTTCATTCACAATATCTGCTTTCGCAAGATCAACGTTCGTCGACCATGCATTCGTACCCAGTATCGACAACGTAACAGGCTTATCCGTTATCGGTCCCGCTCCCGTGTAAGTGAAGCTTGTTTCGTTCTCCGCGTTCGTTGCCTTGTCTACATTGCCTCCCGAATTGCTGCAGCCTGCGACAAGTGCTGCCAATGTGCCGACAACGATTAATGATTTGACCCCTTTTAACCTATTGGACATTAGACTTTCCCTCCTCATGAAATGAGCATAGCCGTGATGCAGTTTCCCCCTGATGCAACAGCGAAATGATCGATATGAATGGTTACTTACTGCGAATCACCCCCTTTATAGCCAAGCTTCAGCTCCCGAATACGACTTATCCCTTCACAGCCCCAAGTGTGATTCCTTTGACAAAATAACGCTGTATAAACGGATAAATTGTTATTATCGGTATAATACTGACCACGATAGATACATATCTAACCTGCAGCGTCGAGACAGCAAGCGCACTCGTAGCTGTTCCTCCGCCCATCTTCTGCATGATCTCCGGTGAGGCCATAATCAGAACCCGCCTTAGAAAAATTTGCAGCGGCTGCAAATCCTGCTTGCCTAAATAGAGCAGCGCGGAGAAAAAGTTGTTCCAGTGAAATACGGCGTAATACAGCGTAAGCACCGCAAGCGTTGGCTTCACAATGGGCACGGCGATGCGAAACAGCATCGTCAGATCGTTCGCGCCATCGATACTCGCACTCTCAAATATTTCATTCGGAATACCCTCGAAGGCCGAGCGACAGATCATCACATTGAATGTAATAACGAGTACAGGAAGCACCATTACCCATCTAGAGTTGTAAAGTCCAAGCGTTGTAATAAGCATATAGACCGGAATGAGTCCCCCTGAGAAATACATGGTGAAAGCAATGAAAAAATTTAATTTTCTCCTTAGAAAAAACTTAGCGCGTGACAGCGGAAATGCGGCTAGACAGGTAGCGAAAATGTTGAGTATCGTTCCGACTACGGTGTACCAGATCGTATTGTAGTAAGAGGTCCATATCTCCGGATACTGCAGCACCATTTTGTAACCTTCTAAAGTAAAATCTACTGGCAGCAGCGTCACCAGCTGCTTGTCGATCGCGCTGACCGAGCTAAGAGAAATACTGATGACATAGACAAACGGATATAGGGTCACGACAACCGCCAAGATCGTGATGAAATAGACCAGTCCGTAATACGTCCGATCGGTCATTGATTTTCTCATGATTAGGCTCCTTAACATTTAATGGAGTAAGTAGGCGTTACCAAAGCGACATATTCGTTGCCCGACGGGACAACCAGTTCGCAGAAAAGACGAGCACGAAAGTAATAATGGAATTAAATAAGCCGATGGCTGTGGCGAACCCAAAGTTCTGCCCTTCGATCCCCATTCGGTATACATAAGTAGACAAAACATCTGCCGTTTCATAGGTAGCTCCGTTATATAGCAGATAAACCTTCTCGAATCCGACGCTCATCACACCGCCAAGCGATAATAGAAGCAAAATGACAATCGTAGGCTTTATGCTCGGAAGCGTAAGATGCCAAAGCTCTTGAAATTTGTTAACACCGTCTATTTTCCCTGAATCGTACAACTCCGGGTCAATGCTCATGATAGCGGCGATATAAATGATGGAGCTGAATCCGAAGCTTTGCCAGATGTCTGAACCTGTAAAGATCGCCCTAAACCATCCGGGCTCCATCATAAAATTGATTTTGTCCATGCCAAGCTTTGTGATTAGTGTGTTGATAATGCCATCTGTAGGTGAGAGGAAGTTAATGATCATACCGGCAATGACGACCGTAGATATAAAATGCGGGAGATAGGTGATCGTCTGTGCGAATCGCTTGAAAGTGCGATTTTTTATTTCAACGACGCAAATGGCGAACAAAATCGGAATAGAAAAACCAAACAACAGCGGGTAAAATGCGAGCAGAAACGTATTGCGCAGCAGTCTCCAAAAATATTTTGACTCCGCGAACTGGATAAACCATCTGAACCCCACCCAATCGCTGCCGAAAATCCCTTTTCCGGGAATATAGTCTTGGAAGGCAATTAGAATTCCGGGCATAGGCAGGTACATAAAAATAAAATAATACAAAAAGATGGGTAGAAACATGATCAGCAGATACTTATCCCTTCTGATCAGCATTAGCAAATTCGAGAATTTACTCTTCACGAATGCACACATCCTTCTCCAATAAACTGGGCTGAAAGCTTTAAACAAACCGTTCTAAAATCAAATTTACAACGTTTGAAAAATTGATTATACTTTAGTTCTTATACAAAATATTTTTCTCATCAGAAATGAGATATTCCTCATTAATTAAGGATTACACTTATTATCTATCACTCTCCTTATTATTTTTACAACGTTGTAAATTTTGCATTTATGTATGCGCTTCCACTAATTAATTTACATGTTAGCAGATTTGGAAAAAGAATGCAATCAGGAAATTTAGAGACTGATGCTATGCGATCAAGCTTTTAAATATGCTGGGGAAGTTTTTTCGGAAATGAATATGAGTATGCCTTATTTTCCCTTCGCTATTTAGGCTACGTAGAGGCTGAAACCGCCCTCTTCACGGATACGGGTGCGCAATTGCTAAAGGTGCTTGCTATTGATGCCGCATAGGCATTCAAGCTCGACAAGTAACAAGAGCACTCGCTCTCTCTTTAATCGGCTCCATTTGCTTTGTTA from Paenibacillus sp. FSL H8-0548 encodes the following:
- a CDS encoding ABC transporter permease subunit; the protein is MLIRRDKYLLIMFLPIFLYYFIFMYLPMPGILIAFQDYIPGKGIFGSDWVGFRWFIQFAESKYFWRLLRNTFLLAFYPLLFGFSIPILFAICVVEIKNRTFKRFAQTITYLPHFISTVVIAGMIINFLSPTDGIINTLITKLGMDKINFMMEPGWFRAIFTGSDIWQSFGFSSIIYIAAIMSIDPELYDSGKIDGVNKFQELWHLTLPSIKPTIVILLLLSLGGVMSVGFEKVYLLYNGATYETADVLSTYVYRMGIEGQNFGFATAIGLFNSIITFVLVFSANWLSRRATNMSLW